A window of the Bacillus andreraoultii genome harbors these coding sequences:
- a CDS encoding NADH:flavin oxidoreductase/NADH oxidase → MNLFDPFTLKGLELKNRVVMPPMCQYSVTKKDGIPNEWHDVHYTSRAIGGAGLIIIEMTDVEPDGRITDNDLGLWSDEAIPAFQRIIDACHQYGAKVGIQIGHAGRKAQDAEVPVAPSAIPFNSEFKTPRELTTDEVKEMVEKFRMSVRRAVKAGFDVIEIHGAHGYLIHQFHSPLTNKRTDEYGKDLTKFGREVVEAVKSEIPSDMPLLMRISAAEYVDGGYGIDYAIQFSKEYQKAGVDFFHVSTGGEGPIGSGGKPGIHGGYQVPYARKLKRALHVPVIAVGNLDDPILANSVIGNGDADLVAVGRGMLRNPYWTLDAAVQLKQQVQIPVQYERGFPRMKK, encoded by the coding sequence ATGAATTTATTTGATCCATTTACCTTAAAAGGATTAGAGTTAAAAAATCGGGTGGTCATGCCGCCAATGTGTCAATATTCTGTGACAAAAAAAGATGGGATTCCAAACGAATGGCACGATGTTCATTATACGAGTCGCGCAATTGGTGGTGCTGGATTAATCATTATTGAGATGACGGATGTTGAGCCAGATGGTCGGATTACTGATAATGATTTAGGATTATGGAGTGATGAGGCGATTCCTGCTTTTCAGCGAATCATTGACGCTTGCCATCAATATGGTGCTAAAGTGGGAATTCAAATTGGGCATGCTGGTCGAAAGGCACAAGATGCAGAAGTTCCTGTTGCTCCATCGGCAATTCCGTTCAATAGCGAGTTTAAGACTCCCCGGGAATTAACAACGGATGAAGTGAAGGAAATGGTTGAAAAGTTCCGGATGAGTGTCCGTCGTGCGGTGAAGGCTGGATTCGATGTGATTGAAATTCACGGTGCCCATGGATATTTAATTCATCAATTCCACTCACCTTTAACAAATAAACGAACAGATGAATATGGTAAAGATTTAACAAAATTTGGTCGAGAAGTAGTTGAAGCAGTTAAAAGTGAAATTCCAAGTGATATGCCCCTATTGATGCGGATTTCAGCTGCTGAATATGTAGATGGTGGCTATGGAATCGATTATGCTATTCAGTTTTCAAAAGAATATCAAAAAGCCGGGGTTGATTTTTTCCATGTGAGTACTGGTGGAGAAGGTCCAATCGGTAGCGGTGGGAAACCAGGTATCCATGGTGGTTACCAAGTTCCATATGCAAGAAAACTAAAAAGAGCTTTACATGTACCAGTCATTGCTGTCGGTAATTTAGATGACCCGATTTTGGCAAACTCTGTGATTGGTAATGGAGATGCAGATCTTGTTGCTGTTGGTCGCGGAATGTTACGCAATCCATATTGGACGCTGGATGCAGCCGTTCAATTGAAACAACAAGTGCAAATTCCAGTTCAATATGAGCGCGGATTCCCACGAATGAAAAAATAG
- a CDS encoding MerR family transcriptional regulator encodes MKKESYYSVGEIADKTGVSVRTLHYYDELGLLTPKKDPSTGHRKYRDQDIIQLQKIISYKFLGFSLDEIKNMLSQEKLNGTVIDSLTLQKKLFEEEIKKINTSIKAIERTMKLIKEHGDVDSTIIMSLIRSMQTEESQWAWFEGYFGEDVASMIYNQTENKIEEMDDVFVQFTEKVKELIGTSVDSPEVMELMEEYTKATMSLFDENLMEMMATKSSKLEEINLEELEKMAPSPFSKQEEEWLHKAMMAYIEKVGFEKPE; translated from the coding sequence ATGAAAAAGGAAAGCTATTATTCTGTTGGAGAAATTGCTGATAAAACAGGGGTATCGGTGCGAACGCTGCATTATTATGATGAACTTGGTTTATTAACACCAAAAAAAGATCCGTCAACAGGACATCGCAAATATCGTGATCAAGATATTATTCAGTTGCAGAAAATTATTAGCTATAAATTTCTAGGCTTTTCCCTTGATGAAATAAAAAATATGTTGTCACAGGAAAAATTGAATGGAACAGTTATCGATTCATTAACATTACAGAAGAAACTATTTGAAGAGGAAATAAAAAAAATTAATACTTCAATCAAAGCTATCGAGAGGACAATGAAACTAATTAAAGAACATGGGGACGTCGATAGTACAATAATCATGAGTTTAATTCGTAGTATGCAAACAGAGGAAAGTCAGTGGGCTTGGTTTGAAGGTTATTTTGGTGAAGATGTTGCAAGTATGATTTATAACCAGACAGAAAATAAAATAGAGGAAATGGATGACGTCTTTGTTCAATTTACTGAAAAAGTTAAAGAGTTAATTGGAACATCCGTCGATTCACCGGAAGTTATGGAACTGATGGAAGAATATACAAAGGCAACAATGTCCTTATTTGACGAAAATTTGATGGAAATGATGGCAACGAAAAGTAGCAAACTTGAAGAAATTAATTTAGAAGAATTAGAAAAGATGGCACCATCCCCCTTCTCAAAACAAGAAGAAGAATGGTTACACAAGGCAATGATGGCTTATATAGAAAAAGTAGGATTCGAGAAGCCGGAGTAA
- a CDS encoding YjcZ family sporulation protein, producing the protein MGAGGYGSGFALIVVLFILLIIVGATWYGY; encoded by the coding sequence ATGGGTGCAGGAGGATACGGTTCAGGATTCGCGTTAATCGTTGTATTGTTTATTTTATTAATTATTGTAGGTGCTACTTGGTACGGATACTAA
- a CDS encoding diaminopimelate dehydrogenase, translating into MSQKIKVGIVGYGNLGKGAVKAINQSPDMELVAIFTRRDPSILAINEANVNAVHIDDANAYVDKIDVMLLCGGSATDLPEQTPHFATMFNTVDSFDTHAKIPDYFQAVHEAATKHNKTSIISVGWDPGLFSINRLMAEAILPSGETYTFWGKGLSQGHSDAIRRVPGVKNGVQYTIPSEDAMNRVRNGEAPELTTGDKHRRVCYVVAEDGADKATIENEIKTMPNYFADYDTEVHFITDEELKRDHSKAPHGGFVIRSGQSAVEHKHIYEFSLKLDSNPEFTASVLVAYARAAHRLNQENQFGAKTVFDVAPSYISPKSPEELRKDLL; encoded by the coding sequence ATGAGTCAAAAAATTAAAGTTGGTATTGTTGGTTACGGAAATCTAGGTAAAGGGGCAGTAAAGGCAATTAATCAATCTCCTGACATGGAATTAGTAGCCATTTTTACGAGAAGGGATCCTAGCATCTTAGCGATAAATGAGGCAAATGTAAATGCTGTACATATCGATGATGCAAATGCATACGTAGATAAAATTGATGTCATGTTACTTTGTGGTGGATCTGCAACAGACTTACCGGAACAAACACCGCATTTTGCGACTATGTTTAACACGGTTGATAGTTTTGATACACATGCGAAAATTCCTGATTATTTTCAAGCAGTTCATGAAGCTGCTACAAAACATAATAAAACGTCCATCATTTCCGTTGGTTGGGATCCAGGCTTATTCTCAATTAATCGCTTAATGGCTGAGGCAATCTTACCGAGTGGCGAAACTTATACATTCTGGGGGAAAGGGTTAAGTCAAGGACATTCTGACGCCATCCGTAGAGTACCTGGTGTAAAAAACGGTGTGCAATATACGATTCCATCCGAAGACGCAATGAATCGTGTGCGTAATGGTGAAGCACCTGAACTAACGACAGGGGACAAGCATCGCCGTGTTTGCTATGTTGTTGCAGAAGATGGTGCTGATAAAGCTACCATTGAAAATGAAATCAAAACAATGCCAAATTACTTTGCTGACTATGATACAGAAGTTCATTTTATCACTGATGAAGAGTTGAAACGTGATCATTCAAAAGCGCCTCATGGTGGTTTTGTCATTCGTAGTGGGCAAAGCGCGGTAGAACATAAACATATTTATGAATTCTCATTAAAACTAGATAGTAACCCTGAATTTACTGCAAGTGTTCTCGTTGCCTATGCTAGAGCAGCACATCGCTTAAATCAGGAAAACCAATTTGGTGCAAAAACAGTATTCGATGTCGCTCCAAGCTATATTTCGCCAAAATCACCGGAAGAATTAAGGAAAGATCTTTTGTAA
- a CDS encoding sulfate adenylyltransferase: protein MNQKISEKSFIGYPQQPHGGKLVNRVLTGKECDEAMERARQLPKIMVDLEAVITLEMIATGVLSPNEGFMDEENYKSVLLNGRLKDGTVWPVPLSFAPIGDINKQVIQSLSVGDEVALVDETKEPVAILKLNDIFHYDREFRAKHLFGTTDRNHPGVDAIYRRMGDTALGGPIQLLRRVHWGPFEKIRLEPKDTWKLFYEKKKFKTVGGFITGANPLHRGHEYIHRNALEELDGLFVQPLVELAKREYTRHEFRILAYRSVLDTYYPKERTILAPLRVTYIFAGPREAILHALIMKNYGCTHALIGRDHAGVGDYYDKYASHTIFDEFTPEELGIDIRLFHEVFYCTRCDSLATSQTCPHDVKYRINISGTGIRELLRYGVLPPKEIVRPESARIAMQGVQPKGVDENDEAISPVGKTIKSIFPYYLTRSRIGGPERRKPLTVEQLTIEDLEVAVIDVRTNADQIYKGIFDEFSYVADTRRRSQPDWIASARESIYKQQEMVVEYLEEKVHTASEKASDEFMYQDKEEAERELQVAKKIFKDIPPPLREDELQYRVWNPLPYKRYRGSD from the coding sequence ATGAATCAAAAAATAAGTGAAAAAAGTTTTATTGGCTATCCACAACAACCACATGGTGGAAAATTAGTCAATCGAGTTCTCACCGGCAAAGAATGTGACGAAGCTATGGAACGAGCAAGACAATTACCAAAAATAATGGTAGATTTAGAGGCAGTCATTACACTTGAAATGATTGCAACTGGGGTTTTATCACCAAATGAAGGGTTTATGGATGAAGAAAACTATAAGTCTGTCCTTTTGAACGGTCGGTTGAAAGATGGGACCGTGTGGCCAGTCCCTCTTAGTTTTGCCCCGATTGGTGATATTAACAAGCAAGTGATCCAGTCTTTATCAGTGGGGGATGAAGTGGCTCTTGTTGATGAAACGAAAGAACCGGTCGCAATTTTAAAATTAAATGATATTTTTCACTATGACCGAGAGTTTCGAGCAAAGCATCTTTTTGGAACAACAGATCGAAACCATCCAGGAGTTGATGCGATTTACCGGCGGATGGGGGATACCGCATTAGGTGGACCCATTCAATTACTTCGCCGTGTTCATTGGGGTCCTTTTGAAAAAATTCGTTTAGAACCGAAAGATACGTGGAAATTATTTTATGAGAAGAAAAAGTTTAAAACGGTCGGTGGTTTTATAACAGGAGCAAATCCGTTACATCGCGGTCATGAGTATATTCACCGTAATGCGTTAGAAGAGTTGGATGGGTTATTTGTCCAGCCATTAGTGGAGTTAGCTAAGCGGGAATATACAAGGCATGAATTTCGTATTTTAGCCTATCGGAGTGTGTTGGATACGTATTATCCGAAAGAAAGAACGATCCTGGCACCACTTAGAGTTACATATATTTTTGCAGGTCCTCGGGAAGCAATCCTTCACGCATTAATTATGAAAAATTATGGTTGTACACATGCTTTAATTGGGCGTGATCATGCAGGAGTAGGGGATTATTACGATAAATATGCAAGCCATACAATTTTTGACGAATTTACACCGGAAGAATTAGGAATTGATATTCGCCTCTTCCATGAAGTGTTTTATTGTACTCGTTGTGATTCGTTAGCAACTAGTCAAACGTGTCCACATGACGTAAAGTATCGAATTAATATCTCTGGGACAGGAATTCGTGAATTATTGCGTTATGGGGTGCTTCCACCAAAAGAAATTGTGAGACCAGAATCAGCACGTATTGCTATGCAAGGTGTCCAACCAAAAGGTGTGGATGAAAATGATGAAGCAATCTCTCCAGTCGGAAAAACAATAAAAAGTATCTTCCCATATTATTTAACGAGATCACGAATAGGTGGACCGGAACGAAGGAAACCGCTTACAGTAGAACAACTCACCATTGAAGATTTGGAAGTGGCAGTGATCGATGTTCGAACAAATGCAGATCAGATTTATAAAGGTATCTTTGATGAATTTAGCTATGTAGCGGATACAAGACGTCGGTCACAACCAGACTGGATAGCATCTGCACGTGAGTCAATCTATAAGCAACAAGAAATGGTTGTTGAGTATTTAGAGGAAAAAGTACACACTGCATCGGAAAAAGCATCAGATGAATTCATGTATCAAGACAAAGAGGAAGCAGAGCGAGAGTTACAAGTTGCCAAGAAAATTTTCAAAGACATACCTCCACCACTACGAGAAGATGAACTTCAATATCGTGTTTGGAATCCACTTCCATATAAGCGTTATCGTGGTAGTGATTAA
- a CDS encoding TatD family hydrolase: protein MKKLIDIGVNLTDKQFAKDQEVVVERALENGVSQMILTGSNVKGSKEAAKLAKAYPNVLFSTAGIHPHDAKGFNSNSIHELKQLASQKEVVAIGECGLDFNRMFSPQQAQEQCFEAQLDLAKELSMPLFLHERDAHDRFCEIFADYLTLAEHAVVHCFTGHTAEVKKYVSMGFYIGVTGWICDERRGQSLQEAVKYIPLDRLLIETDAPYLLPRNLENKPKNRRNEPAFLPHIVREIAKYMGVSSEEVTEHSTENARRLFRL, encoded by the coding sequence TTGAAAAAGTTAATTGATATCGGAGTAAATTTAACTGATAAGCAATTTGCAAAAGATCAAGAAGTGGTTGTTGAAAGAGCTTTAGAAAATGGAGTTAGTCAAATGATCTTGACGGGTTCAAATGTGAAAGGAAGTAAAGAAGCGGCAAAACTTGCGAAGGCATATCCGAATGTTCTATTTTCAACAGCTGGTATTCATCCCCATGATGCTAAGGGTTTCAATTCAAATTCTATTCATGAATTAAAACAGTTAGCCAGTCAGAAAGAAGTTGTAGCAATTGGTGAATGTGGTCTTGATTTCAACCGAATGTTTTCCCCACAACAAGCGCAAGAACAATGTTTTGAAGCACAATTAGATTTAGCAAAGGAACTTTCTATGCCGTTATTCTTACATGAAAGAGATGCTCATGATCGATTTTGTGAAATTTTTGCGGACTATCTAACATTAGCTGAACATGCTGTTGTTCATTGTTTTACAGGTCATACAGCTGAAGTGAAAAAGTATGTATCGATGGGTTTTTATATTGGGGTCACGGGATGGATTTGTGATGAAAGACGCGGACAATCTTTACAAGAAGCAGTAAAATATATTCCGCTTGATCGGTTATTAATTGAAACAGATGCACCCTATCTTTTGCCTAGAAACTTAGAAAACAAACCGAAAAACCGACGAAATGAACCAGCATTTTTACCTCATATTGTCCGTGAGATTGCTAAATACATGGGCGTATCCAGTGAGGAAGTAACTGAGCACTCGACTGAAAACGCTCGTAGGCTTTTTCGTTTATAA
- a CDS encoding tetratricopeptide repeat protein produces the protein MNKGIFEQTNRQTTQHERWTTKKVDQMSTEEILTKLQEIGIAIDERTFTQEIKTKKSSVALALQWEKMYKRNIDDPIIDFVYIAVGVLAKRLAPEHILIEQLNSMMQEGYFLYGQGKEKEACELWWEVWRKTLQWLAPREISSVEKLNQLTKPSMTQIYSNWVQDFETALSELGQKDEQFLEMLIQYTTEFREVFSQTNSNIMMNMGISAREAFFQLDRVKEGEELFTKLIEEKHDDPAWIYIRWGDLYTEWMNGGTIDHKKAESLYKKALELAKDERDKEAILERINDLRGEE, from the coding sequence ATGAATAAAGGGATATTTGAACAGACGAACAGACAGACCACTCAACATGAACGCTGGACGACAAAAAAAGTAGACCAAATGTCTACTGAGGAAATCTTAACAAAACTCCAAGAAATCGGAATTGCAATAGACGAACGTACTTTTACCCAAGAAATTAAAACGAAGAAATCTAGTGTAGCACTCGCTCTACAATGGGAAAAAATGTACAAACGAAATATCGATGACCCAATCATTGACTTCGTTTATATCGCAGTTGGTGTGCTGGCAAAACGTTTGGCACCGGAACATATCTTAATTGAGCAACTCAATTCTATGATGCAAGAAGGTTATTTCCTATATGGACAAGGAAAAGAAAAAGAGGCGTGTGAATTATGGTGGGAAGTTTGGAGAAAAACATTGCAATGGCTTGCACCGCGCGAAATTTCCTCAGTGGAAAAATTAAATCAACTAACAAAACCATCGATGACCCAAATTTACTCAAATTGGGTGCAAGATTTTGAAACAGCATTGAGTGAACTTGGACAAAAAGATGAACAGTTTTTAGAAATGTTAATTCAATATACGACTGAATTCCGGGAAGTTTTCTCACAAACCAATTCTAATATTATGATGAACATGGGTATTTCCGCTCGAGAAGCGTTTTTCCAACTAGACCGTGTTAAAGAGGGAGAAGAACTCTTCACGAAATTAATAGAGGAAAAGCACGATGATCCAGCGTGGATTTATATCCGTTGGGGCGATTTATATACAGAATGGATGAATGGTGGAACGATTGACCATAAGAAGGCCGAGTCGCTATATAAAAAAGCATTGGAATTAGCTAAGGATGAAAGAGACAAAGAGGCTATTCTTGAACGAATCAATGATTTAAGAGGTGAAGAATGA
- a CDS encoding SEC-C metal-binding domain-containing protein, protein MFMKIGRNDPCPCGSGKNIRNAV, encoded by the coding sequence ATGTTTATGAAAATAGGTAGAAATGATCCGTGTCCCTGTGGGAGTGGGAAAAATATAAGAAATGCTGTATGA
- a CDS encoding HAMP domain-containing sensor histidine kinase — protein sequence MKKFSHANVTKFLVFMIVIACFTGTVTTLINFVTVPFNSLHQKNYYESQAYIEESLPIIRDLTELMNEYRNEEYILKGKTVSSNELKNIEDELFYEFENSQINNDELNEKERNKLFKQKYVDKIAQEKDKLIKENLREYHQILQRLDDYNVPLFYASDGKNVYTNTKMKTKQQFEAYPAYFIFDYYEQEIYPKEARENENIHWITDQVDEMNPENTVLYLAFPKSYVDSKMKEWEDNRVHLVKNLYKLAFFVPGFIISFIYLALVIGRNSFKDEKVHLHAFDRLYNDVNIVLCISLSALFIGLFNSFFEINNDIILPISVTIATAGFVLILSLIKHMKNKTIIKHTLLYTLISKFAYFIGDVYQSGNLAVKTVLIVVGYPLLIALTFFMFPITIGFAAWFALKKVKSFLAIQSGVEQIKSGDLQYRIDVESNGEFAKLADDINSITDGLKQAVARELKSERLKTELITNVSHDIRTPLTSIITYVDLLKNEDDPKKVKEYIDVLDQKSKRLKALTDNLFEAAKASSGDIPVQLEKIDIISLINQGLGEVNDKIIDRNLHVKLNVRDEKFYLSADGRLLWRAIEKILSNIFKYALEGSRVYIDIEDLGDTVQLTFKNISATELNISADELMERFKRGDESRTSEGSGLGLSIAKSLIEIQKGTFHIQIDGDLFKAIIVLPKFKEE from the coding sequence TTGAAAAAATTTAGCCATGCGAATGTAACAAAATTCCTTGTCTTCATGATTGTGATTGCATGCTTTACAGGAACAGTGACAACACTTATAAACTTTGTTACTGTTCCATTTAATAGTTTACACCAAAAAAATTATTATGAAAGTCAAGCTTATATAGAAGAGAGCCTCCCAATCATTCGTGACTTAACCGAACTAATGAATGAGTATCGTAATGAGGAATACATCTTAAAAGGGAAAACAGTCAGTTCGAACGAATTGAAAAATATAGAAGATGAGTTGTTTTATGAATTTGAGAACTCACAGATAAATAACGACGAACTAAATGAAAAAGAAAGAAATAAGCTATTTAAGCAAAAATATGTCGATAAAATCGCTCAAGAAAAAGACAAACTAATCAAAGAAAATTTACGAGAATACCATCAAATATTACAGCGATTAGATGATTATAATGTTCCACTTTTTTATGCTAGTGATGGGAAAAATGTGTACACGAATACAAAGATGAAAACAAAACAACAATTTGAAGCCTATCCTGCTTACTTTATATTTGATTATTACGAACAAGAAATTTATCCAAAAGAAGCGAGAGAAAATGAAAATATACATTGGATTACTGATCAAGTTGACGAAATGAATCCAGAAAACACCGTTCTTTATCTCGCATTTCCAAAAAGCTATGTAGATTCAAAAATGAAAGAATGGGAAGACAATCGTGTACATCTTGTAAAAAACTTATATAAGTTAGCATTTTTTGTCCCAGGATTTATTATTTCATTTATTTACCTTGCACTAGTAATTGGAAGAAATTCATTTAAGGATGAAAAGGTGCACTTACATGCATTCGACCGCTTGTATAATGATGTAAATATCGTTTTATGCATTTCTCTTAGCGCACTTTTTATTGGACTATTCAATTCCTTTTTTGAGATAAATAATGATATCATTCTTCCAATTTCGGTGACGATTGCGACTGCTGGATTCGTCCTTATTTTATCGCTTATCAAACATATGAAAAACAAAACGATTATTAAACATACGTTATTATACACGCTCATTTCTAAATTCGCCTATTTTATCGGGGATGTCTATCAAAGTGGAAATCTTGCGGTGAAAACAGTCTTGATTGTCGTTGGTTATCCGCTGTTAATCGCTTTAACATTTTTCATGTTTCCAATTACGATTGGGTTTGCTGCTTGGTTTGCCTTAAAAAAAGTGAAATCATTTCTTGCCATTCAATCAGGTGTTGAACAAATTAAGTCTGGAGATCTTCAATATCGAATTGATGTTGAAAGTAATGGCGAATTTGCGAAACTTGCAGATGATATTAATAGTATAACCGATGGCTTGAAACAGGCGGTGGCACGGGAGTTGAAAAGTGAACGATTAAAGACTGAGTTAATTACAAATGTCTCCCATGATATTCGGACACCATTAACGTCCATCATCACATATGTTGACCTATTGAAAAATGAAGATGATCCGAAAAAAGTGAAAGAATATATTGACGTTTTAGACCAGAAATCAAAGCGATTAAAAGCATTAACAGATAATTTATTTGAAGCGGCTAAAGCATCGAGTGGTGATATTCCTGTTCAATTGGAAAAAATAGATATCATTTCGTTAATAAACCAAGGATTAGGGGAAGTTAATGATAAAATTATTGATAGAAACTTACATGTTAAATTAAATGTTCGTGATGAGAAGTTCTATCTATCAGCTGATGGGCGACTTTTATGGAGAGCAATCGAAAAAATTTTATCAAATATATTTAAGTACGCCCTCGAAGGCTCGAGAGTTTATATTGATATCGAGGATTTAGGTGATACAGTTCAGCTAACATTTAAAAACATTTCCGCTACCGAATTAAATATTTCAGCGGATGAGTTAATGGAGCGCTTTAAACGAGGAGATGAATCAAGAACAAGTGAAGGCAGTGGGTTAGGCTTATCTATTGCGAAAAGCTTAATCGAAATCCAAAAGGGTACATTTCATATCCAAATAGATGGTGATTTATTTAAAGCAATCATTGTTTTGCCTAAGTTTAAAGAGGAATGA
- a CDS encoding response regulator transcription factor, which produces MNILVCDDDKEIVNAIGIYLENEGYQIFKAYNGLEAIEIIGENEIHLIIMDIMMPKMNGIQATMKIREHKNIPLIMLSAKTEDTDKILGLNMGADDYITKPFNPLELIARVKANLRRYTTLGSMEKKKNIYQTGGLVIDDETKTITVDGEEVRLTPVQYKILKLLTANAGRVFSIDDIYETVWNEPAYNSENTVAVHIRKIREKIEINPREPKYLKVVWGVGYKVEKI; this is translated from the coding sequence ATGAACATATTGGTTTGCGATGATGATAAAGAAATTGTTAATGCGATAGGAATTTATCTTGAAAACGAAGGGTATCAAATTTTTAAAGCCTATAACGGTCTCGAAGCTATAGAAATCATTGGGGAAAACGAGATCCATCTCATTATTATGGATATTATGATGCCGAAAATGAATGGGATACAAGCGACAATGAAAATTCGTGAGCATAAGAATATTCCATTAATCATGTTGTCAGCAAAAACAGAGGATACAGATAAAATCCTCGGGTTAAATATGGGGGCTGATGACTACATAACAAAACCGTTTAACCCATTGGAACTGATTGCTCGTGTTAAGGCCAATTTGAGACGGTATACGACATTAGGAAGTATGGAAAAGAAAAAAAACATATACCAAACAGGAGGTCTCGTCATTGATGATGAAACGAAAACGATCACAGTCGATGGGGAAGAAGTTCGTTTAACACCGGTTCAATATAAAATTTTGAAACTATTGACAGCTAATGCAGGAAGGGTATTTTCCATTGATGACATTTACGAAACTGTGTGGAATGAGCCGGCTTATAATTCGGAAAATACAGTTGCGGTTCATATAAGAAAGATTAGAGAAAAGATAGAAATTAATCCGAGAGAGCCGAAATATTTAAAAGTTGTATGGGGAGTTGGATATAAAGTTGAAAAAATTTAG
- the phoU gene encoding phosphate signaling complex protein PhoU produces the protein MVARESFDNSLHELEEKMLEMGKLTETMLEKSFTALQNQDVELAIRIIEDDNEVDDLEEEIDQLAIWLIVREQPVARDLRKIIGAIKISSEIERVADYAVNIAKSTIKIGEVVSPINIASLEAMKDICIQMFQKSLQAFFHENIALTKEAGDMDDKVDDLSDGTYKQLTTYIKDHCEDTTQVVELLFVNRHLERTADHITNIAESAAYLIKGRKYDLNP, from the coding sequence ATGGTTGCTCGCGAAAGTTTTGATAATAGCCTACATGAACTAGAAGAGAAAATGTTAGAGATGGGGAAACTGACAGAAACTATGTTAGAAAAATCTTTCACAGCCCTACAAAATCAAGATGTTGAATTAGCAATTAGAATTATTGAGGACGACAATGAGGTAGATGATCTTGAGGAGGAAATTGATCAATTAGCAATTTGGCTCATTGTAAGGGAACAACCAGTTGCACGGGATTTACGGAAAATTATCGGAGCAATTAAAATTTCCTCAGAGATTGAGCGTGTTGCCGATTATGCGGTAAATATTGCTAAGTCTACAATTAAAATAGGAGAAGTCGTATCACCAATTAATATAGCGAGTCTCGAAGCAATGAAAGATATATGCATTCAAATGTTTCAAAAATCTTTACAGGCGTTTTTTCATGAGAATATTGCCCTTACGAAAGAAGCAGGGGATATGGATGATAAGGTAGATGACTTAAGTGATGGTACCTATAAGCAATTAACCACTTATATAAAGGACCATTGTGAAGATACGACTCAAGTTGTTGAATTATTATTTGTCAACCGGCATCTTGAAAGAACCGCTGATCATATTACGAACATTGCTGAAAGTGCTGCATATTTAATTAAAGGTCGAAAATATGATTTAAATCCATAA
- the pstB gene encoding phosphate ABC transporter ATP-binding protein PstB has translation MSATVLERNHIRNDLSLVKTNHETKIHVNNLNLFYGEKQALFDVSIDIKEKEVTALIGPSGCGKSTFLRTLNRMNDLIDGVKINGNIVIDGEDIYRTNDVIQLRTKVGMVFQKPNLFPMSIYDNVAYGPRMQGIKNRSTLNDLVEESLRGAAIWDEVKDRLKSSALGLSGGQQQRVCIARAIAMKPEVILMDEPTSALDPISTLKVEELITSMKKDYTIIIVTHNMQQAARVSDKTAFFLNGEIIEFDETSQIFSTPRDQRTEDYVTGRFG, from the coding sequence ATGAGTGCAACTGTTTTAGAACGGAATCATATCAGAAACGATTTGTCATTAGTGAAAACGAATCATGAAACAAAAATTCATGTAAATAATTTGAATTTATTTTATGGTGAAAAACAGGCACTTTTCGATGTTTCCATTGATATTAAAGAAAAAGAAGTCACTGCGTTAATTGGTCCGTCTGGGTGTGGAAAATCAACATTTTTACGAACATTAAACCGAATGAATGATTTAATTGACGGTGTAAAAATTAATGGAAATATCGTTATAGATGGTGAAGATATTTATCGAACAAATGATGTCATACAATTACGGACAAAAGTAGGAATGGTCTTTCAAAAGCCAAACCTTTTTCCAATGAGTATTTATGATAATGTAGCCTATGGTCCTCGAATGCAAGGAATAAAAAATCGTTCAACTTTAAATGACCTAGTAGAAGAGAGTCTTCGCGGGGCAGCAATTTGGGATGAAGTAAAAGATCGACTAAAGTCATCGGCACTAGGGCTTTCCGGTGGTCAGCAACAAAGAGTTTGTATTGCCCGGGCTATAGCAATGAAGCCGGAAGTCATTTTAATGGATGAACCGACATCTGCACTCGACCCAATTTCAACGTTAAAAGTTGAAGAATTAATTACATCAATGAAAAAAGACTACACAATCATCATTGTTACGCACAATATGCAACAAGCAGCACGAGTTTCAGATAAAACAGCCTTTTTCTTAAATGGTGAAATTATTGAATTTGATGAGACAAGTCAAATATTTTCAACGCCAAGAGATCAAAGAACCGAAGACTATGTGACTGGTCGATTCGGATAA